From a region of the Hugenholtzia roseola DSM 9546 genome:
- a CDS encoding DUF3298 and DUF4163 domain-containing protein, translating into MTAFQIRKPFKPFTISSAFVWLLFWGLFWVEKAEAQSPLVRNFEQIQYQGTLNGNLPIVMNLTFTEQTASGHYFYTKYQIPITLEGAKQANGTWKIEEKDKSYNTTAFFEGKKVGDKFSGSWRNAAGTKKFAFALTQIKEGIVGFEGYRIKDEKQDSKGGISSLAIEVLYPTSIPTDLPTTLLQKLQDSVIVGQLGAEFLGKDNVAAKLKRLHKGYFEGNTQDDDLDFALNYTDERSMSVIFNQSHILTLDYSGYSYAGGAHGTYGTLYQIWDLKKGKILHAKDIFVAPQNPALRQLLVRQLRKDLALPKEQSLGDYGFFLDKDADLPLPDNMAATGTGILFLYGLYEIAPYVMGTTEIFISYAELKPFMRNDCALWLLANQ; encoded by the coding sequence ATGACCGCTTTCCAAATTCGAAAACCTTTCAAACCCTTTACAATTTCGTCTGCATTTGTTTGGCTCTTATTTTGGGGTCTTTTTTGGGTAGAAAAGGCAGAGGCACAAAGCCCCCTTGTACGCAATTTTGAGCAAATTCAGTATCAGGGAACGCTCAACGGCAATCTGCCAATCGTTATGAATCTTACCTTTACAGAACAAACCGCTTCGGGGCATTATTTCTACACCAAATACCAAATTCCGATAACTTTGGAAGGCGCAAAACAAGCCAATGGCACTTGGAAAATAGAGGAGAAAGACAAATCCTACAACACAACCGCCTTTTTTGAGGGTAAAAAGGTAGGCGATAAGTTTTCAGGCAGTTGGAGAAATGCCGCAGGTACGAAAAAATTTGCCTTCGCACTGACCCAAATAAAAGAAGGCATTGTAGGCTTCGAAGGCTACCGAATCAAGGACGAAAAGCAGGACAGCAAAGGCGGTATCTCCTCCCTTGCCATCGAGGTTTTGTATCCGACCAGCATACCTACCGATTTGCCCACTACCTTGCTGCAAAAACTGCAAGATAGCGTCATTGTAGGACAGTTGGGGGCAGAATTTTTGGGAAAAGACAACGTCGCAGCAAAATTAAAACGCCTGCACAAAGGCTATTTCGAGGGCAACACCCAAGACGACGACCTCGATTTTGCACTCAACTACACAGACGAGCGCAGCATGAGCGTCATCTTTAATCAGTCCCATATCCTAACTCTGGACTATTCGGGATATAGCTATGCAGGGGGCGCACATGGCACGTATGGCACGCTCTACCAAATTTGGGATTTAAAGAAAGGGAAAATCTTACACGCCAAAGATATTTTTGTAGCTCCACAAAATCCTGCCCTTCGACAGCTCTTAGTGCGTCAGTTGAGAAAAGATTTAGCCCTCCCAAAAGAACAAAGTTTGGGCGATTACGGTTTCTTTTTGGATAAAGATGCTGATTTACCGCTGCCTGACAATATGGCAGCCACAGGAACGGGCATACTTTTTCTATATGGCTTGTATGAAATTGCGCCTTATGTCATGGGTACGACTGAAATTTTCATTTCCTATGCGGAATTAAAGCCTTTTATGCGGAACGATTGCGCCTTATGGCTACTTGCCAATCAATAA
- the ccoS gene encoding cbb3-type cytochrome oxidase assembly protein CcoS, whose product MSAILILILVSLLVALGFLAAFLISVRGGQYEDTYTPSLRILLEDEPKHANRSEQASSDGK is encoded by the coding sequence ATGAGTGCTATTCTAATTTTAATCCTCGTGAGTTTGTTGGTGGCTTTAGGTTTCTTGGCTGCCTTCCTGATTTCGGTTAGGGGCGGACAGTACGAGGATACCTATACACCAAGTTTAAGAATCCTTTTAGAAGATGAGCCAAAACACGCAAACCGTTCTGAACAAGCCTCCTCAGACGGAAAGTAA
- a CDS encoding acyl-CoA thioesterase, whose translation MNESSHNQNPNQNKDRIDIIVRGYHLDVYQHVNNARYLEFMEEARWAYFDGNQAVQKLHVSKGLAFVIVNINISYRYPAQLGDVLEVQTFLKEIGTKSCTFTQKIVLKGTEKVATEAEVTFVFVDLKTQRAVAIDDSIRSILETMQSEA comes from the coding sequence ATGAACGAATCTTCTCACAATCAGAACCCCAATCAGAACAAAGACCGCATCGATATTATCGTGCGCGGCTACCATTTAGACGTGTATCAGCACGTCAATAATGCCCGCTATCTCGAATTTATGGAAGAGGCGCGATGGGCATATTTTGATGGCAACCAAGCCGTTCAGAAACTGCACGTAAGCAAGGGGTTGGCTTTTGTGATTGTCAATATCAATATCAGCTACCGCTATCCTGCCCAATTAGGGGACGTTTTAGAAGTGCAGACTTTCTTGAAAGAAATCGGCACAAAGAGCTGCACTTTTACCCAAAAAATTGTACTCAAAGGCACAGAAAAAGTAGCAACCGAAGCCGAAGTAACCTTTGTGTTTGTAGATTTGAAGACCCAACGCGCCGTCGCGATAGACGATTCTATTCGCAGCATCTTGGAAACAATGCAAAGTGAAGCCTGA
- a CDS encoding rhomboid family intramembrane serine protease, producing MRSFVDDLKYEWNKPNNTVIRIILINVIVFIVVSLVGLFGRFGTFMMEVQNLTNYLVVLRPNAFDALMTPWTLLTYGFTHKGFLHILMNMLMLYWFGKFVGDYIGSQRLLGLYLWGVIAGGLLYLLAYNTVFVGYQNYTTGLIGASAGVYAILVGGATLLPEMRVHLLLIGAVKLKYVAAVSVFLSILAIGLENTGGNLAHLGGALMGFVFIKQFQKGRDWSVIFVKIGNFFSNLFKRRRPKMRAKSYAHHSSQSQSQKNSPSAVVPNQEIIDRILDKISESGYESLTQEEKQVLFRASQK from the coding sequence ATGAGAAGTTTTGTTGATGATTTAAAATATGAATGGAATAAGCCTAATAATACGGTTATTCGCATTATCCTTATCAATGTCATTGTGTTCATTGTGGTATCCTTAGTGGGGCTATTTGGGCGTTTTGGTACTTTTATGATGGAAGTCCAGAACCTGACTAACTACTTAGTCGTCTTGCGCCCTAATGCTTTCGATGCCCTGATGACCCCTTGGACGCTACTCACCTACGGCTTTACCCACAAAGGCTTTCTACATATCTTGATGAATATGTTGATGCTTTATTGGTTTGGCAAATTTGTAGGCGATTATATCGGCAGTCAAAGGCTTTTAGGGCTTTATCTTTGGGGCGTAATTGCAGGCGGTTTGCTTTATCTTCTTGCCTACAATACCGTCTTTGTTGGGTATCAAAACTATACCACAGGGCTAATTGGGGCTTCGGCGGGCGTGTATGCTATCTTGGTAGGGGGGGCTACGTTGCTTCCCGAAATGCGTGTGCATCTTTTGCTTATTGGGGCAGTCAAGCTCAAATATGTGGCAGCCGTTTCGGTCTTTCTCTCTATTTTAGCCATCGGCTTAGAAAATACAGGTGGCAATTTGGCGCACCTTGGAGGGGCTTTGATGGGCTTTGTCTTCATCAAACAGTTCCAAAAGGGACGAGATTGGAGCGTTATTTTCGTCAAAATTGGCAACTTTTTTTCCAACCTTTTCAAAAGACGCAGACCCAAGATGCGTGCCAAAAGCTATGCCCATCATAGCAGTCAAAGTCAAAGCCAAAAAAATTCGCCTTCTGCCGTTGTGCCTAATCAAGAAATTATAGACCGCATCTTAGACAAAATTTCAGAGTCGGGTTATGAAAGCCTAACACAAGAAGAAAAGCAAGTGCTTTTTAGGGCAAGTCAAAAGTAG
- the lpxB gene encoding lipid-A-disaccharide synthase encodes MMKFYLIAGEASGDLHAANLVAALKTQFPTATFRGYGGEKMQQAGVTLVRHYAQMAFMGFVEVLRNLPTILSILSECKKDLRAFQPDALILVDYPGFNMRIAKFAKQKLGLKVFYYILPKVWAWNQKRALALKRDTDALFSILPFEIPFFAQYQVEHLYYVGNPLFDAIQNQAQKKPPAHLTQIEKPIIALLPGSRKQEVRLLLPQMLKITEAFPDYQFIIAGVIDLPTELYYPALDAGIPILYGNTYHLLQVAKAAVVASGTATLETALFDVPQVVVYQVNPLTYHIGKHLIRVPFISLVNLIAEKKVVSELIQKECNPLRIKAELARVLHQDRAQILADYRALRQKMQTEEVSLRTAHYISTFLKESDKKS; translated from the coding sequence ATGATGAAGTTTTATCTGATTGCAGGCGAAGCCTCTGGCGATTTGCACGCCGCCAATTTAGTGGCTGCCCTCAAAACCCAATTCCCTACCGCTACCTTTCGCGGATATGGGGGCGAAAAAATGCAGCAGGCAGGCGTAACTTTGGTGCGCCACTATGCGCAAATGGCTTTTATGGGCTTTGTGGAGGTGCTGCGCAATTTGCCTACGATTCTCTCTATTTTGAGCGAGTGCAAAAAAGATTTACGCGCTTTTCAGCCCGACGCGCTTATTTTGGTCGATTATCCGGGCTTCAATATGCGCATTGCCAAATTTGCCAAACAAAAGTTGGGCTTAAAGGTTTTCTACTATATCCTACCCAAAGTATGGGCATGGAATCAGAAACGCGCCCTTGCGCTCAAACGCGATACCGACGCACTTTTTTCTATCCTACCCTTCGAAATTCCCTTTTTTGCGCAATACCAAGTAGAGCATCTCTACTATGTAGGCAATCCGCTTTTTGATGCCATTCAAAACCAAGCGCAAAAAAAGCCACCTGCTCACCTTACCCAAATAGAGAAGCCTATCATTGCCCTGCTGCCCGGTAGTAGAAAACAGGAGGTGCGCCTTTTGCTGCCCCAGATGTTGAAAATTACGGAGGCTTTCCCCGACTATCAGTTTATTATTGCGGGGGTGATAGATTTGCCTACCGAACTTTACTACCCTGCCTTAGATGCAGGTATTCCCATTTTGTATGGCAATACTTATCACCTTTTGCAAGTGGCGAAGGCTGCCGTAGTCGCTTCGGGAACAGCGACGCTCGAAACGGCACTCTTTGATGTTCCCCAAGTGGTGGTCTATCAAGTAAATCCGCTGACGTATCATATCGGCAAGCATCTGATTCGCGTGCCTTTTATTTCTTTGGTCAATCTGATTGCAGAAAAAAAAGTGGTTTCCGAATTGATACAAAAAGAATGTAACCCTTTGCGCATCAAAGCCGAATTAGCACGTGTTTTGCACCAAGATAGGGCGCAAATCTTAGCCGATTATCGGGCTTTGCGCCAAAAAATGCAAACCGAAGAGGTTTCCTTGCGTACTGCACACTATATTTCAACTTTTTTGAAAGAAAGCGATAAGAAAAGTTGA
- a CDS encoding LysM peptidoglycan-binding domain-containing protein yields the protein MKPYRFSPHFWLPFPKKQTLMLLSLWAFVGGALLLTISPSKAQNPLWQIEEKEDRNINGKIFSFGKVNQLKAILPEETDMISELAKAAGIEVVDFLKYNDLNVSATVESGQVYYLEPKHKIALVSMHVLSEGEDFWQVSQRYGLELKRLYHYNRLEENTKPEVGRVLWLQSRRPKNVPVEIRTVEATRGIVVSRIEGETATLNKIVNDTTKKPNLAQEDPELKQQWEENLREEGFIDAKPEEATEQKLDTLAQKVAQNTTAPQKENPTEQPFKNQEEPQKNTATTLAPEKQATTQLETRNGDLYYTTQQEAERLDSIANRYKVYVADLRFWNNLDIATKTFPKGTKLIVGKTSQKVAQNTQTTTKLSTPQRLNDSLYLPVPDTKVQNVASPAHFVNPDVQYHYVKKGETIWQIAKLYGIEHKKLIEWNQLGTGDDIAIDQQIVLKEYLALPKKEATAQTFVENTRGLGTSENTTTTATQNNNQNTAQNTTQNTATNPSKPTREEILKIGGDPDKAGTKGYDMYGFQVAMAEPEKPLLKADTAQILLHVVGEKETLWTIAKEFGVSSGDLMRWNKLQDNGILHQGTKLIVRGGDALPAQLLEKHKQEQTQDLLQNIPAPNSKGEGLHVVQKGETIYHVAKRYNLMPDQIITWNALAKDVIDLKAGETLIVSQPQPIKNNPTQEKNQEKQTATDSTKTTTSPDTALASNQELAAKNEVWVYHTVSSGDTLNKIANLYGVSKDQIRQWNEMKDDIVRLNARLIVGKK from the coding sequence ATGAAACCATATCGTTTTTCTCCTCATTTTTGGCTACCTTTTCCCAAGAAGCAGACCTTGATGCTACTTTCTCTTTGGGCTTTCGTAGGGGGCGCACTCCTTCTGACCATCTCCCCAAGCAAGGCTCAAAATCCACTTTGGCAGATAGAAGAAAAGGAAGATAGAAATATCAACGGCAAAATTTTTTCTTTTGGCAAGGTCAATCAGCTCAAAGCCATCTTGCCCGAAGAAACCGACATGATTTCCGAATTGGCAAAGGCGGCAGGCATCGAGGTTGTGGATTTTTTAAAGTACAATGACCTCAATGTGTCGGCTACCGTAGAAAGTGGGCAGGTCTATTATTTAGAGCCTAAACACAAGATTGCCTTAGTGAGCATGCACGTATTGAGCGAAGGCGAAGACTTTTGGCAGGTCAGTCAGCGTTACGGACTCGAACTCAAACGCCTCTACCACTACAATCGCTTAGAAGAAAATACCAAGCCCGAAGTGGGGCGTGTGCTTTGGCTGCAATCGCGCCGCCCCAAAAATGTACCCGTAGAGATTCGCACCGTAGAAGCTACACGCGGTATCGTTGTCAGTAGAATTGAGGGAGAAACCGCTACCCTGAATAAAATCGTGAACGACACCACCAAAAAGCCCAATTTAGCCCAAGAAGACCCCGAACTTAAACAGCAGTGGGAGGAAAATCTTAGAGAAGAAGGCTTCATTGATGCAAAACCCGAAGAGGCTACCGAACAAAAATTGGATACCCTTGCTCAAAAAGTGGCACAGAACACGACAGCCCCCCAAAAGGAAAACCCCACAGAGCAGCCTTTCAAAAACCAAGAAGAGCCACAAAAAAATACAGCCACAACCCTTGCGCCTGAAAAGCAAGCCACTACACAGCTCGAAACCCGAAATGGCGACCTCTACTACACTACCCAGCAGGAAGCAGAGCGGCTCGATAGTATCGCCAATCGCTACAAGGTTTATGTGGCAGACCTACGTTTTTGGAACAATTTAGACATTGCTACCAAAACTTTTCCCAAAGGCACGAAGCTAATTGTAGGAAAAACTTCACAGAAAGTGGCGCAAAATACGCAAACTACCACCAAACTTTCTACGCCACAGCGACTAAATGACTCCCTTTATTTGCCCGTACCCGATACAAAGGTGCAAAATGTAGCCTCGCCTGCGCATTTTGTCAATCCCGACGTGCAGTATCACTATGTAAAAAAAGGCGAAACGATTTGGCAAATCGCCAAACTATATGGCATAGAACACAAAAAGCTAATCGAATGGAATCAGTTGGGAACAGGGGACGACATCGCCATCGACCAGCAAATTGTCTTAAAGGAGTATTTGGCTTTACCCAAAAAGGAAGCGACGGCGCAAACTTTTGTAGAAAATACGCGCGGCTTGGGAACAAGCGAAAATACGACCACCACCGCTACACAGAACAACAACCAAAATACGGCTCAAAATACGACCCAAAATACGGCAACAAATCCTTCCAAACCTACGCGCGAGGAAATTCTCAAAATCGGGGGCGACCCTGATAAGGCAGGAACAAAAGGGTATGATATGTACGGTTTTCAAGTGGCGATGGCAGAGCCTGAAAAGCCCCTTTTAAAGGCAGATACCGCACAAATTTTGCTGCACGTAGTAGGTGAGAAAGAAACCCTTTGGACTATCGCAAAGGAATTTGGCGTTTCTTCGGGCGATTTAATGCGTTGGAACAAATTGCAGGACAACGGCATTTTGCATCAGGGTACAAAACTTATCGTGCGCGGCGGCGATGCCCTTCCTGCCCAACTTTTAGAAAAGCACAAACAAGAGCAAACACAAGACCTGCTGCAAAATATTCCTGCCCCCAATTCGAAGGGCGAAGGCTTGCATGTGGTTCAGAAAGGCGAAACTATCTATCATGTAGCCAAACGCTACAACCTAATGCCCGACCAAATCATCACTTGGAACGCCCTTGCCAAAGACGTAATTGATTTGAAGGCAGGCGAAACGCTTATCGTATCGCAGCCGCAGCCTATCAAAAACAATCCGACCCAAGAAAAGAATCAGGAAAAGCAAACCGCCACCGATTCTACCAAAACCACCACTTCGCCCGATACTGCCCTTGCCTCGAATCAGGAGTTAGCCGCTAAAAACGAAGTTTGGGTCTATCACACCGTTTCTTCGGGCGATACGCTCAATAAAATCGCAAACCTTTATGGGGTGAGCAAAGACCAGATTCGCCAATGGAACGAAATGAAAGACGACATAGTGCGCTTAAATGCGCGTCTAATTGTGGGCAAAAAATAG
- the ccsA gene encoding cytochrome c biogenesis protein CcsA, producing the protein MTTSRSAFHWLWKGAAIAIIFYTIIGGLLIEVPRLNILNETIRNLFFHVPMWFGMLLMLLASLIFSIRYLRKGRWQDDLWAVELANAGVLFGILGITTGMWWAKFTWGAFWNSDPKQNASAIALLIYLGYLLLRNSFTDAQKRGRISAVFNIFAFAMYIPLIFILPRLTDSLHPGAEGNPAFSAYDYDNDLKKIFYIAIIGWTMLGVWLVELRVRYKKIRYQWEEKQDF; encoded by the coding sequence ATGACTACTTCTCGTTCCGCATTTCATTGGCTTTGGAAAGGGGCGGCAATCGCCATTATTTTCTACACAATTATTGGCGGCTTGCTTATTGAAGTGCCACGCCTCAATATTTTGAATGAAACTATCCGCAATTTGTTTTTTCATGTCCCCATGTGGTTTGGCATGCTGCTCATGCTGCTGGCTTCGCTTATTTTTTCAATCCGCTACCTACGCAAGGGCAGATGGCAAGACGACCTCTGGGCAGTAGAACTCGCCAATGCAGGGGTGCTTTTCGGCATCTTGGGCATTACCACAGGCATGTGGTGGGCAAAATTCACTTGGGGAGCATTTTGGAATAGCGACCCCAAACAGAACGCCTCGGCGATTGCGCTTCTTATCTATTTGGGCTATTTGCTACTGCGCAATTCCTTTACAGACGCACAAAAAAGAGGCAGAATTAGTGCCGTCTTCAATATTTTTGCCTTTGCGATGTACATTCCCCTGATTTTTATTTTGCCACGCCTAACCGATTCTTTGCACCCTGGCGCAGAGGGAAACCCTGCTTTTAGTGCCTATGATTACGATAATGATTTGAAAAAAATATTTTATATCGCTATTATCGGCTGGACAATGCTCGGTGTTTGGCTGGTAGAATTGAGAGTACGCTACAAAAAAATTCGCTATCAATGGGAAGAAAAGCAAGATTTTTAG
- the eno gene encoding phosphopyruvate hydratase, translated as MSQIQHITARQILDSRGNPTVEVDVFTTNNHLGRAAVPSGASTGKHEAVELRDGDNQLYLGKGVLQAVKNVQEVIAPQLLGCSVFEQNLIDRIMIELDGTDNKANLGANAILGVSLAVAKAAAKEAGVPLFRYVGGVNANTLPVPMMNILNGGAHADNGIDFQEFMIMPIKAERFSEALRMGTEVFHHLKKVLHKKGLSTNVGDEGGFAPNIRSNQEALEVVLLAIEAAGYKAGEDIFIALDAASSEFYDEKTGLYHFKKSSGEKLTSEQMVEYWANWVKKYPIISIEDGMHEDDWQGWANLTEAIGEKVQLVGDDLFVTNTKRLKKGIEQEVANAILIKVNQIGTLTETIDAINLAHRNSYKSVMSHRSGETEDSTIADLAVALNTGQIKTGSASRSDRMAKYNQLLRIEEELGETAYFPSLNF; from the coding sequence ATGAGCCAAATTCAGCATATTACGGCACGCCAAATTCTCGACTCGCGTGGCAATCCTACCGTCGAGGTAGATGTATTCACTACCAACAACCACTTAGGACGTGCTGCCGTCCCTTCGGGTGCTTCTACGGGCAAACACGAAGCAGTGGAATTGCGCGACGGCGATAACCAACTGTATCTGGGCAAAGGCGTTTTACAAGCGGTCAAGAACGTGCAGGAGGTAATTGCTCCACAGCTTTTGGGCTGCTCGGTTTTTGAGCAAAATCTCATCGACCGCATCATGATAGAATTAGACGGCACTGACAACAAAGCCAACTTAGGCGCAAATGCCATCTTGGGCGTTTCCTTAGCCGTAGCCAAAGCCGCCGCCAAAGAAGCAGGCGTGCCACTTTTTCGCTATGTAGGCGGCGTGAATGCCAATACGCTCCCTGTGCCGATGATGAACATCTTAAATGGCGGCGCACATGCCGATAATGGCATTGATTTTCAGGAATTTATGATTATGCCCATCAAGGCGGAACGCTTTTCTGAGGCTTTGCGCATGGGAACGGAAGTATTCCACCACCTCAAAAAGGTATTGCACAAAAAGGGACTTTCCACCAACGTAGGCGACGAAGGCGGTTTTGCCCCTAATATCCGCTCGAATCAGGAAGCCCTCGAAGTCGTGCTTTTGGCGATAGAAGCAGCAGGATACAAAGCAGGCGAAGATATTTTTATTGCCTTAGATGCAGCAAGCTCTGAATTTTACGACGAAAAAACAGGACTCTACCATTTCAAAAAATCGTCAGGCGAAAAACTCACCTCCGAACAGATGGTAGAATATTGGGCAAATTGGGTCAAAAAGTATCCCATTATTTCCATCGAAGATGGCATGCACGAAGACGATTGGCAGGGTTGGGCAAACCTAACAGAGGCGATAGGCGAAAAAGTACAACTCGTAGGCGACGACCTTTTCGTAACCAACACCAAACGCCTCAAAAAGGGCATAGAGCAGGAAGTAGCCAACGCTATCCTTATCAAAGTCAATCAAATCGGAACACTTACCGAAACCATCGATGCCATCAATCTGGCGCACCGAAATAGTTACAAATCGGTCATGTCGCATAGAAGCGGCGAAACCGAAGATAGCACCATTGCCGACCTTGCCGTCGCCCTCAATACAGGACAAATCAAGACAGGCTCGGCTTCGCGCTCGGATAGAATGGCGAAATACAACCAACTCCTGCGCATAGAGGAAGAGTTGGGCGAAACGGCTTATTTCCCAAGTCTAAATTTCTAA
- the topA gene encoding type I DNA topoisomerase, with the protein MPKNLVIVESPAKAKTIENYLGKDFVVKSSYGHVRDLPKHNQAIDIQNNFEPTYEISEDKQQVIKELRRIAEDAETIWLATDDDREGEAISWHLKEALELDTRKVKRIVFREITKTAILQAIQKPRSIDDHLVEAQQARRILDRIVGFELSPVLWKKVKFGLSAGRVQSAAVRVVVEREMEIEKFDSEAYFRLQAEFEAEKRSLQAELSRRLENEGQAQGFLQGCKSAIFRVENLEKKAVKKSPTPPFTTSTLQQEASRKLGYSVGQTMSLAQRLYEAGHISYMRTDSVSLSKEARNNAAAAIEQSYGAKYVHSRQYTTKSSSAQEAHEAIRPTNFAAREVGADAQQKRLYDLIWKRAIASQMADADIERTIVTISIEKDKEIAKTASLPLPADKFKATGEVILFDGFLRVYLESTDEEEDDEAKNVIPPLQIGQVLDLNFMKATESFTRPKPRYTEAALVKALEELGIGRPSTYAPTISTILKREYVVKESREGKKRPYKELTLKENQIKTQVKTEMTGAEKNKLFPTDLGIMVNTFLTQHFSNIIDLSFTAQVEEQFDHIAEGKLKWRDMLRFFYQDFHPQVQKVEENADFASAANSRNLGTDPKTGRSVIARMGRYGALVELKSEEEDEKSQFASLKKGQYLNSITLEEALELFKLPRTVGEYEGKEMVAAVGRFGPYIRHDSKFYSIPKEKDPLAISQEEGIEIIEAKRKADAQKNILDFPENPDVKVLNGRYGPYIAYQGQNIKIPKDKVPSELTLAECLELIEKSPKKPTKAIAKPTKVATKATKATDAKAKKAPAKRVSKKAATEPKTVAKKATVKKTTAKAKTEKKK; encoded by the coding sequence ATGCCTAAAAATTTGGTAATTGTAGAATCGCCTGCTAAAGCTAAAACGATTGAAAACTACTTAGGGAAAGATTTTGTCGTCAAATCCAGTTACGGACACGTGCGGGATTTGCCCAAGCACAATCAGGCTATCGATATTCAGAATAATTTTGAGCCTACCTACGAAATTTCAGAAGACAAACAACAGGTAATAAAAGAATTGCGACGCATTGCCGAAGATGCCGAAACAATATGGCTTGCCACTGACGACGACCGCGAGGGTGAAGCCATCTCTTGGCATTTGAAAGAAGCCTTAGAATTGGATACGCGCAAAGTCAAGCGCATTGTTTTTCGTGAAATTACCAAAACGGCAATCTTGCAAGCCATTCAGAAGCCGCGTAGCATCGACGACCACTTGGTAGAAGCACAGCAGGCACGCCGCATCTTGGATAGAATTGTGGGATTCGAGCTTTCGCCTGTGCTTTGGAAAAAGGTGAAATTTGGGCTTTCGGCAGGGCGCGTGCAGTCGGCAGCGGTGCGCGTAGTGGTAGAGCGCGAAATGGAGATAGAAAAGTTCGATTCGGAAGCCTATTTCCGTTTGCAGGCAGAATTTGAAGCCGAAAAGCGAAGCCTACAAGCCGAATTAAGTCGCCGCTTGGAAAACGAAGGGCAGGCGCAGGGCTTCCTACAAGGCTGCAAATCGGCAATTTTTAGGGTAGAAAATTTGGAAAAGAAAGCCGTCAAGAAATCGCCTACGCCGCCTTTTACTACTTCTACTTTGCAGCAGGAAGCAAGCCGCAAACTTGGCTATTCCGTTGGGCAGACCATGTCTTTGGCGCAAAGATTATACGAGGCAGGACACATTTCTTATATGCGTACCGATTCGGTTTCGCTTTCAAAAGAAGCACGCAACAATGCCGCCGCCGCCATCGAGCAGAGCTACGGCGCAAAATACGTACATTCCCGCCAATACACGACCAAATCTTCTTCGGCACAAGAAGCGCACGAGGCAATTCGTCCTACCAACTTTGCCGCCAGAGAAGTAGGCGCAGACGCACAACAAAAACGCTTGTATGATTTGATTTGGAAGCGTGCCATTGCCTCCCAAATGGCTGATGCCGACATCGAGCGCACTATCGTTACGATAAGTATTGAAAAGGACAAAGAAATCGCGAAAACGGCGAGCCTGCCTTTGCCTGCTGATAAATTTAAAGCCACAGGCGAAGTGATACTTTTCGATGGTTTTCTAAGGGTTTATTTAGAATCTACCGACGAGGAAGAAGATGACGAGGCGAAAAATGTCATTCCACCGCTGCAAATTGGGCAAGTGCTGGATTTGAATTTTATGAAAGCCACCGAGAGCTTTACGCGCCCTAAGCCACGTTATACCGAAGCTGCCTTAGTCAAAGCCTTAGAGGAATTGGGTATCGGACGACCTTCCACTTACGCGCCTACCATTTCTACTATCTTGAAAAGGGAGTATGTCGTCAAAGAATCGCGCGAAGGCAAGAAAAGACCCTACAAAGAGCTAACTTTGAAAGAAAATCAAATCAAGACCCAAGTAAAGACCGAAATGACGGGAGCAGAGAAAAACAAACTCTTTCCTACCGATTTGGGCATTATGGTCAATACTTTCCTAACGCAGCATTTTTCAAATATCATCGACCTTTCCTTTACTGCCCAAGTAGAAGAACAGTTCGACCACATTGCAGAGGGCAAGCTCAAATGGCGCGATATGCTCCGCTTTTTCTACCAAGATTTTCACCCACAGGTGCAGAAGGTAGAAGAAAATGCAGATTTTGCCTCTGCCGCCAATTCCCGAAATTTGGGGACAGACCCTAAAACAGGGCGTAGCGTCATTGCACGCATGGGGCGTTATGGGGCGTTGGTAGAATTGAAGTCGGAAGAGGAGGACGAAAAATCGCAGTTTGCCTCCCTTAAAAAAGGGCAGTATCTCAATTCTATCACCTTAGAAGAAGCCTTAGAACTATTCAAACTGCCGCGCACAGTGGGCGAGTATGAAGGCAAGGAAATGGTCGCTGCCGTAGGGCGTTTCGGTCCTTATATCCGCCACGATAGCAAATTTTATTCTATTCCAAAAGAAAAAGACCCCTTAGCAATTAGCCAAGAGGAAGGCATCGAAATTATCGAAGCCAAAAGAAAAGCCGATGCGCAGAAAAATATTTTAGACTTTCCCGAAAACCCTGATGTCAAGGTTTTGAATGGGCGTTATGGTCCTTATATTGCGTATCAGGGGCAAAATATCAAAATTCCCAAAGACAAAGTGCCGAGCGAACTCACTTTGGCGGAGTGTTTGGAGCTAATAGAAAAAAGCCCCAAAAAGCCCACAAAGGCGATTGCCAAGCCTACAAAAGTTGCTACCAAAGCCACAAAAGCCACAGACGCAAAAGCTAAAAAAGCACCTGCCAAGCGCGTTTCTAAAAAGGCGGCTACCGAGCCAAAAACTGTCGCTAAAAAGGCAACGGTCAAAAAAACAACCGCTAAGGCAAAGACCGAAAAAAAGAAATAG